A genomic window from Cucumis melo cultivar AY chromosome 8, USDA_Cmelo_AY_1.0, whole genome shotgun sequence includes:
- the LOC127150725 gene encoding protein ALP1-like, producing MDRRCFAILCHLLRTIAGLTSTEVVDVEEMVAMFLHFLAHDVKNRVIQREFMRSGETIYRHFNMVLLAVIRLHEELLKKPQPVPNECTDQRWRWFENCLGALDGTYIKVNVPASDRTRYRTRKGEVATNVLGVCDRKGDFVYVLVGWEGSAANSRILRDALSRPNGLKMPKGYYYLVDVGYPNAEGFLAPYRGQRYHLQEWRGPENAPSTSKEFFNMKHSSARNVIERAFSVLKDRWAILRGKSYYPVEVQCRTILACCLLHNLINREMTNFDIEDNIDEFL from the exons ATGGATCGAAGATGTTTTGCCATTCTCTGTCACCTACTGAGGACCATTGCTGGACTAACGTCGACGGAAGTCgtcgatgttgaggagatggtagcaatgttcctccACTTTCTTGCGCACGATGTGAAAAATCGTGTCATTCAACGAGAGTTCATGCGGTCGGGTGAGACAATTTACCGCCATTTCAACATGGTCTTGTTGGCCGTCATTCGACTTCATGAGGAGcttttgaaaaaaccacaaccaGTGCCTAATGAATGCACAGATCAAAGATGGAGGTGGTTTGAG AATTGCCTAGGTGCATTAGATGGAACGTACATAAAAGTCAACGTTCCAGCAAGTGACCGCACTAGGTATAGAACACGCAAGGGGGAGGTGGCCACAAATGTACTTGGCGTGTGTGACAGGAAAGGAGATTTCGTTTACGTACTTgtcggttgggaaggatcagctGCGAACTCACGCATCCTCCGTGATGCCCTTTCAAGACCTAATGGGCTTAAGATGCCCAAGG GCTATTACTACTTGGTTGATGTCGGGTACCCAAATGCGGAGGGTTTCCTAGCACCATACAGAGGCCAACGCTATCACTTACAAGAATGGCGtggccctgaaaatgcaccttcaacgtcgaaagagttcttcaatatgaaacATTCTTCTGCTCGTAATGTAATCGAAAGAGCATTCAGTGTCTTGAAGGATCGATGGGCGATACTACGGGGAAAGTCATATTATCCTGTAGAAGTTCAATGTCGCACAATACTCGCATGTTGTCTCCTCCACAACCTTATCAATAGGGAGATGACAAACTTTGATATAGAAGACAACATAGATGAG tttttgtaa
- the LOC103491165 gene encoding putative white-brown complex homolog protein 30 isoform X2 yields MRVRKIIGCCVFRMLLFIVIVLSRFPTIRCVDEDDYRQNGDPALLSSITKIVNGRITNMTRIMSNDIGKNWGFCVKDLDSDWNGAFNYEGNIGFLTSCIKKTKGDLTKRLCTAAELRFFFSSFGTRGESPGITYTYIKPNKNCNLTSWISGCEPGWSCSVGKNKKVDLKSTNVPSRREDCQSCCEGFFCPQGLTCMIPCPLGSYCPLAKLNKTTGTCDPYSYQIPPGQPNHTCGGADLWADLGSSSEIFCSPGSYCPTTTSRVSCSSGHYCRMGSTSEQPCFKLATCNPNTANQNIHAYGIILIVALSTLLLIIYNCSDQVLTTRERRQAKRREAAARHARETAQARERWKSAKDIAKKHATGLQEQLSRTFSRKKSSRQPDQLKGLGQLPPVHPGSLGAPEQQSATSKGKKKDNSLTKMMQSIESNPNSNEGFNLQIGDKNIKKQAPKGKQIHTHSQIFKYAYGQLEKEKAMQQQNKNLTFSGVISMATDTEIKTRPVIEIAFKDLTLTLKGKRKHLMRCVTGKIMPGRVTAVMGPSGAGKTTFLTALAGKSTGCTMTGLILINGKPESIYSYKKIIGFVPQDDIVHGNLTVEENLRFSARCRLSADMPKPDKVLVVERVIESLGLQAVRDSLVGTVEKRGISGGQRKRVNVGIEMVMEPSLLILDEPTTGLDSASSQLLLRALRREALEGVNICMVLHQPSYSLFKMFDDLILLAKGGLTAYHGSVKKVEEYFAGIGITVPDRVNPPDHFIDILEGLVKPKGVTHEQLPIRWMLHNGYPVPPDMLKLCDFDTSASGSTHGKPGDGAEEQSFAGDLWEDMKFNVEMQRDHIQQNFLSSKDLSNRRTPGIARQYRYFVGRVSKQRLREARIQLADYLMLLLAGACLGTLAKVNDETFGSLGYTFTVIAISLLFLQPSYARSQH; encoded by the exons ATGCGTGTGAGGAAGATAATTGGGTGCTGTGTATTTCGTATGTTGTTGTTTATCGTCATTGTTCTAAGTCGATTTCCAACCATTCGTTGTGTGGATGAAGATGATTACCGTCAGAATGGTGACCCGGCATTGCTTTCTTCGATCACAAAGATAGTCAATGGTCGGATCACGAATATGACACGCATTATGAGCAATGACATTGGCAAGAATTGGGGGTTCTGTGTAAAGGATTT GGATTCCGACTGGAATGGTGCATTCAATTATGAGGGCAACATTGGTTTCTTAACTTCGTGTATTAAGAAGACAAAAG GAGATCTTACAAAAAGACTGTGTACTGCAGCTGAGCTTAGATTCTTCTTCAGCAGTTTTGGCACGAGGGGGGAGAGTCCAGGAATCACGTACACTTACATAAAACCTAACAAGAACTGCAATTTAACTTCGTGGATTTCTGGATGTGAACCAGGTTGGAGTTGCAGTGTTGGCAAAAACAAGAAGGTTGACCTTAAAAGTACAAATGTTCCATCTAGAAGGGAAGACTGTCAATCTTGTTGTGAGGGTTTCTTTTGTCCTCAGGGTCTTACATGCATGATAC CTTGCCCGTTAGGATCTTATTGTCCTCTTGCAAAGCTGAATAAGACAACTGGAACATGTGATCC ATATAGTTACCAGATTCCTCCTGGACAACCTAATCATACATGTGGAGGAGCAGATTTGTGGGCCGATCTTGGAAGCAGCAGTGAGATTTTTTGTTCTCCTGGATCATACTGTCCTACTACCACAAGCAGAGTTTCTTGCAGTAGTGG GCATTACTGCCGGATGGGTTCCACTTCTGAACAAC CATGCTTCAAGTTGGCAACCTGCAATCCAAATACTGCAAACCAAAATATACATGCCTATGGGATTATCCTCATT GTTGCATTAAGTACTCTGCTGCTGATCATTTATAATTGTTCTGACCAAGTTCTTACTACACGGGAAAGGAGGCAGGCAAAACGAAGGGAAGCTGCTGCAAGACATGCTCGAGAAACAGCACAAGCTCGTGAAAGGTGGAAATCTGCAAAAGATATTGCTAAGAAGCACGCAACAGGATTGCAAGAACAATTGTCGCGGACATTTTCTCGTAAAAAATCATCAAGGCAGCCAGACCAGTTGAAAGGTTTGGGTCAATTACCACCTGTGCATCCAGGGAGTTTAGGTGCACCAGAACAACAATCTGCTACatcaaaaggaaagaaaaaggataATAGCCTCACAAAAATGATGCAATCCATTGAGAGTAATCCAAATAGCAATGAAGGCTTTAACTTGCAGATTGGagataaaaatatcaaaaagcAAGCACCAAAAGGCAAACAAATACATACTCACAGTCAAATCTTTAAGTATGCTTATGGTCAGCTAGAGAAGGAAAAAGCAATGCAACAGCAAAACAAAAATTTGACTTTCTCAGGAGTGATTTCGATGGCCACTGATACTGAAATTAAGACTAGACCTGTGATTGAAATAGCTTTCAAAGATCTTACTCTGACATTGAAGGGGAAAAGAAAGCATCTAATGAGGTGTGTCACAGGGAAGATTATGCCAGGTCGGGTTACAGCAGTCATGGGTCCATCAGGGGCAGGAAAGACAACCTTTCTTACCGCTTTGGCAGGAAAGTCAACTGGGTGCACTATGACTGGTTTAATTCTTATAAATGGAAAACCCGAGTCCATCTATTCATATAAGAAAATTATTGGTTTTGTACCACAAGATGATATAGTGCATGGAAATTTGACAGTTGAGGAGAACCTCCGATTTAGTGCTAGGTGCAG GCTGTCGGCTGACATGCCAAAACCTGATAAAGTTCTTGTGGTAGAAAGAGTTATTGAGTCCTTGGGACTACAAGCAGTGAGAGATTCGCTTGTTGGAACAGTGGAGAAAAGAGGAATCTCTGGAGGTCAAAGGAAACGAGTTAATGTTGGGATTGAAATGGTCATGGAACCTTCCTTATTGATTCTGGATGAGCCTACCACTGGTCTAGACAGTGCATCCTCTCAGTTACTTCTTCGTGCACTTCGGCGGGAAGCCCTTGAAGGTGTGAACATCTGCATGGTACTTCACCAACCTAG CTATTCGTTGTTTAAGATGTTTGATGATTTGATACTTCTCGCCAAGGGTGGGCTTACTGCGTATCATGGATCTGTAAAGAAAGTGGAAGAGTACTTTGCTGGCATAGGGATCACAGTGCCGGATCGTGTTAATCCTCCAGACCATTTCATTGACATTCTTGAGGGTCTGGTGAAGCCAAAAGGCGTGACTCATGAACAACTTCCGATCAGGTGGATGCTTCATAATGGTTATCCAGTGCCTCCTGACATGCTGAAATTATGCGATTTTGATACGTCTGCAAGCGGTTCAACTCATGGAAAACCTGGTGATGGAGCTGAAGAACAATCTTTTGCTGGAGATTTATGGGAGGACATGAAGTTTAATGTTGAAATGCAGCGTGATCATATACAACAGAACTTCTTAAGTTCTAAGGATCTATCTAATCGAAGAACTCCTGGTATAGCTCGGCAGTATCGGTATTTCGTGGGAAG GGTGAGCAAGCAACGACTGCGAGAAGCTAGAATTCAGTTAGCTGATTACTTGATGTTATTACTTGCGGGAGCCTGCTTAGGAACTCTTGCTAAAGTGAATGATGAAACATTTGGTTCCCTTGGCTATACTTTCACCGTTATTGCTATTT